One window of Medicago truncatula cultivar Jemalong A17 chromosome 2, MtrunA17r5.0-ANR, whole genome shotgun sequence genomic DNA carries:
- the LOC11407996 gene encoding tRNA (guanine(9)-N1)-methyltransferase, translating into MEPNHERESTVPLPKPEPSQPTSELSKNAKKKLARQERWEAKKADKKAAAKEQKKKETERKRKEWEESIAGITEEERVKVIEARMSLRKERMEKRLEEKNEKKERLVKAKELGQNVVVDVEFSHLMTPQEIRSLVQQIMYCYAVNGRCDTPAHLWLTGCEGEMDNQLKKIPGFDKWIIEKENKSYIEVLADRKDDLVYLTADSEDVLEELDLKKIYIIGGLVDRNRFKGITMEKAQEQGIRTAKLPIGNFLKMSSSQVLTVNQVVEILLKFLETRDWKTSFFAVIPQRKRSQADSEGNADNTVDEDIDEDEEEESEQKDDLLTSKKQCVEEIPSNKLVDEV; encoded by the exons ATGGAACCAAACCACGAACGCGAATCCACAGTTCCACTTCCAAAGCCAGAACCATCACAACCCACTTCAGAGCTCTCCAAGAACGCGAAGAAGAAGCTAGCTCGGCAAGAACGATGGGAAGCGAAAAAGGCAGATAAGAAAGCGGCGGCGAAGGAGCAAAAGAAGAAGGAAACTGAACGGAAACGGAAGGAATGGGAAGAAAGTATAGCGGGGATAACAGAGGAAGAGAGAGTGAAGGTGATTGAAGCGAGAATGAGTTTACGGAAAGAGAGAATGGAGAAAAGGttggaagagaaaaatgaaaagaaagagaggCTTGTTAAAGCCAAAGAATTAGGgcagaatgttgttgttgatgttgaattctCTCATCTTATGACTCCTCAAGAAATTCGTAGTCTCGTTCAACAG ATAATGTATTGCTATGCGGTGAATGGAAGATGTGATACCCCTGCACATCTTTGGCTAACTGGCTGCGAAGGAGAGATGGATAATCAATTGAAAAAGATACCAGGATTTGATAAGTGGATCATTGAGAAGGAAAACAAGTCTTATATTGAAGTATTGGCAGATCGTAAGGATGATTTGGTGTATCTAACGGCTGATTCGGAGGATGTTCTTGAAGAGCTTGAtttgaaaaagatatatataattGGTGGATTAGTTGATAGGAATAGGTTCAAGGGGATAACTATGGAGAAAGCACAAGAGCAAGGAATTCGAACAGCTAAACTCCCTATTGGTAATTTCTTGAAGATGTCTAGTTCTCAG GTTCTTACTGTGAATCAAGTTGTAGAAATACTACTCAAGTTCCTGGAGACAAGGGATTGGAAAACTTCTTTCTTTGCTGTTATCCCTCAGAGGAAAAGATCACAAGCTGATTCAGAAGGAAATGCAGATAATACTGTAGATGAGGACatagatgaagatgaagaggaagaGTCTGAACAAAAAGATGATTTACTGACAAGTAAAAAGCAATGTGTTGAGGAGATCCCTTCCAACAAACTTGTTGATGAAGTGTAG
- the LOC11415660 gene encoding WAT1-related protein At1g68170 codes for MGDIRQVMQGLKPALLMLMVQISYASLNVFYKLATNNGMSVKVLTAYRLIFATATTIPIAIIFERKNRPKLTWRVVFMSFFCGLFGATLFQNLFFESLALISATFVSAVFNLTPAVTFILAVCFGFERLNLETAAGKTKVLGTIICIGGAMILTFLKGVEINIWTFHINLLHEGKSGTMHVHSGSKILGIFLGLASSFSFALWLIIQAKMSKEYQGHYSSTSLMSLMGAIQSTGFALCAEKDWSQWRLGWNIRLLTALYSGIVASGIMVIAIAWCVERRGPLYCSVFNPLMLVLVAIAGSMMLNEKLYLGSVIGAVLVIVGLYLVLWGKSKEMKKGTHPEIKEIEVVVTSTTLDHDNITTTTKTHQ; via the exons atgggaGACATAAGGCAAGTAATGCAAGGATTGAAGCCAGCCCTATTGATGTTGATGGTGCAAATTTCATATGCTTCTCTGAATGTGTTCTACAAACTTGCCACTAACAATGGAATGAGTGTCAAAGTACTTACTGCTTACCGTCTCATTTTCGCAACAGCTACCACTATTCCAATTGctattatttttgaaag GAAGAATAGACCAAAGCTCACTTGGAGGGTggtttttatgtcatttttttgtgGTCTATTTGG TGCAACTTTATTCCAAAACCTATTTTTTGAGTCCTTGGCATTGATATCAGCAACATTTGTTTCTGCTGTTTTTAATCTCACTCCTGCCGTCACTTTTATCTTGGCCGTCTGTTTTGG TTTCGAAAGATTGAATTTAGAAACGGCAGCAGGAAAGACTAAGGTGTTAGGAACCATAATATGTATTGGAGGGGCAATGATTCTCACATTTCTCAAAGGTGTTGAAATTAACATATGGACTTTCCACATTAACCTCCTGCATGAGGGCAAAAGTGGAACAATGCATGTTCACTCTGGTAGTAAAATCTTGGGTATTTTTTTGGGTCTTGCAAGCTCCTTCAGTTTTGCATTATGGCTCATCATTCAG GCTAAGATGAGCAAAGAATACCAAGGACATTATTCAAGTACATCATTGATGTCCTTAATGGGGGCAATTCAATCCACCGGTTTTGCCCTTTGTGCTGAGAAGGATTGGAGCCAATGGAGATTAGGTTGGAATATTAGGTTACTAACTGCATTATATTCG GGAATTGTGGCCTCGGGAATAATGGTTATTGCTATTGCATGGTGTGTAGAGAGGAGAGGTCCATTATATTGCTCGGTTTTTAATCCTTTGATGCTTGTTCTTGTTGCCATTGCTGGTTCTATGATGCTGAATGAGAAATTATACTTAGGAAG TGTAATTGGAGCGGTGCTTGTAATAGTTGGATTGTACCTTGTGTTATGGGGTAAGagcaaagaaatgaaaaaagggACTCATCCAGAAATCAAAGAAATTGAGGTTGTGGTCACATCCACCACTCTAGATCATGATAACATAACTACAACAACAAAGACCCACCAATAG